A single window of Bradyrhizobium daqingense DNA harbors:
- a CDS encoding ABC transporter substrate-binding protein, with protein sequence MRRREFVTILGGAAAMPLAARAQQAARPPRMAMFHPAIPPALLTETGGGSAWRAFFGELRRLGYVEGRSLIIERYWAEGRHDRYAEVAREIVTRNPDVIVTGTNPVITVFKAATTTIPIVAFMLDPLQAGLVTNLHRPGGNLTGITLDAGIEIWGKRLEFLKEAIPSMQKAVFLGMRGGWEGSVGQILRDTAARLGVSLAFVFPQEGSPSEIERVFNAIAEQRPDAVLVSGEGDLYANRQLIAELAEKKRLPTICPYRDYVEAGALMGYALDLSELFRHLADDVHKILKGGKPGDIPIYQAIKFELLINLKAAKAFALTLPPALLARADEVIE encoded by the coding sequence GTGAGACGGCGCGAGTTTGTCACGATACTTGGCGGAGCGGCGGCGATGCCGTTGGCGGCGCGCGCGCAGCAAGCGGCGAGACCTCCGCGGATGGCGATGTTCCATCCGGCAATCCCGCCCGCGCTCCTGACTGAAACGGGTGGGGGCAGCGCATGGCGCGCCTTTTTCGGCGAGTTGCGCCGTTTGGGTTACGTGGAAGGACGGAGTCTGATCATTGAACGCTACTGGGCCGAAGGACGTCACGACCGTTATGCCGAAGTGGCCCGTGAAATCGTGACTCGCAACCCGGATGTCATCGTCACCGGAACCAATCCCGTCATAACCGTGTTCAAGGCCGCAACCACTACGATACCGATTGTTGCTTTCATGCTGGATCCGCTGCAGGCGGGACTGGTGACCAACCTGCACCGGCCCGGCGGCAACCTCACCGGCATCACGCTTGATGCTGGCATCGAGATCTGGGGCAAGCGGTTGGAGTTCTTGAAAGAGGCCATTCCTTCGATGCAGAAGGCCGTATTCCTGGGGATGCGCGGCGGATGGGAAGGGTCTGTGGGGCAAATCCTGAGGGATACCGCCGCGCGTTTGGGAGTTTCGTTGGCTTTTGTCTTTCCGCAGGAGGGGAGCCCCTCGGAGATTGAGCGCGTCTTCAATGCGATAGCGGAGCAACGCCCGGACGCGGTGCTGGTGAGCGGAGAGGGCGACCTTTACGCCAACCGCCAGCTCATCGCCGAGCTCGCCGAGAAAAAACGTTTGCCGACGATATGTCCTTACCGCGATTACGTCGAAGCCGGCGCGCTGATGGGTTATGCCCTCGATCTTTCCGAGCTGTTCAGGCATTTGGCCGATGACGTGCACAAAATCCTGAAAGGTGGCAAACCGGGTGACATTCCGATTTATCAGGCGATCAAATTTGAACTCCTGATCAACCTGAAGGCGGCGAAAGCATTCGCCCTGACCCTGCCCCCAGCGTTGCTCGCGCGCGCCGACGAGGTGATCGAATAA